Genomic window (Chryseobacterium bernardetii):
AAAAAATGCCACCATCCGAACGGAAGTAGTTTTCCTCCGGATTTTTGCAATGCTTTTGAATAAGAAGGCATCGTGATCGCAAAGGAAATAAGGCTGTTGTTCTCGTCAGCAATACAAACAATAAAGTCTTTATCAATAAGTTTGAAGTACTTTTCTTTATAGGTTTTACGCTGTTCATCAGAAATAGGAGTGTAGGTAGAAAGATGTTTGTAAGTTTCATCCAAAAGATCAAACATAGCATCTACATACTGAAGAATTTCTTCTTTAGTTTTAAATCTTAAAACCTTCAACTTGTATTTCTCAGAAATCAGCTGATTAAATTTATGGATTTTTTCAGGTAAAGAATCAGGAAATTTAATCTCAAATTCTACCCATTCTTTTTCTTTTACCAATCCCAGTTTTTCAAGATGTCTTGGGTAATAATCATGATTGTAAATTCCGATCATAGTTGCCAGCTGATCAAAGCCTTTAATCAGCATTCCTGCTTTGTCAAGATTGGTGAACCCCATTGGGCCTTCAATCTTATCAATATTTTTTTCTTTGGCGTAGTCAATTGCTTTTTGAAGCAGAGCCTTGGAAACCTCCTCGTCATCAATAAAATCTATCCATCCAAAACGTACTTTTCGTATCCCTAATTCTTTTTCCTCTTTGTGGTTGATAAGAACAGCAATTCTTCCTACAATTTTGTCATTTCTGTAAGCCAAATACTGTTTTGCTTCAGAATATTGAAGCGCAGGATTTTCATCAGCATTCCAGATGTTGATTTCATCATTGATAAAAGATGGAACGTAGTACGGATTGTTTTTGTACAGATCCATAGGAAACCTTACGAATTGCTTGAGCTGATCGGGAGTTTTTACTTCAATAATTGAAACTGTTGACATGTTTTTTGAGAGTAATTTGAGGACAAATATAAATAATAAAATCGTATACTTTGGCACAGTTTTTATATCATTATGCTTAAAAATTGAACACAAAATCTAAATAAAAATGATGGGTTATTATATCATTATTGGTATTTCAATGCTGGTGAGCTGGTGGGTTTCTTCCAGATTGAAATCAAAATTTGAATATTATTCCAACGTACATCTTCGAAATGGTCTTTCGGGGAAAGAGGTGGCGGAAAAAATGTTGAGAGATAACGGGATTAATGATGTTCA
Coding sequences:
- a CDS encoding GNAT family N-acetyltransferase, with the protein product MSTVSIIEVKTPDQLKQFVRFPMDLYKNNPYYVPSFINDEINIWNADENPALQYSEAKQYLAYRNDKIVGRIAVLINHKEEKELGIRKVRFGWIDFIDDEEVSKALLQKAIDYAKEKNIDKIEGPMGFTNLDKAGMLIKGFDQLATMIGIYNHDYYPRHLEKLGLVKEKEWVEFEIKFPDSLPEKIHKFNQLISEKYKLKVLRFKTKEEILQYVDAMFDLLDETYKHLSTYTPISDEQRKTYKEKYFKLIDKDFIVCIADENNSLISFAITMPSYSKALQKSGGKLLPFGWWHFLRAGKKNDRANFYLIGIHPDYQRRGVTSIIFKEIFDTFKKKGVKTLETNPELEENKSIQLLWQDYNPVNHKRRRTYSLEINDK